The proteins below come from a single Cryptococcus gattii WM276 chromosome D, complete sequence genomic window:
- a CDS encoding tRNA A64-2'-O-ribosylphosphate transferase (Similar to TIGR gene model, INSD accession AAW46563.1): protein MVNDRVMSEHRAVRKHAAQHDLFNRLHSIAADEEFVRRVGSSWYNNRFEVRCGNWYCDPTSSSNAYAYFKSTDGHMFHWDFNLRRSNLPLASYAEAKGGLILVDSTRRGKRMPDGLSKTVPIWCAVINIAISLRHDVPQNWDTNIYLSPQIVPPTERSQIETRLQAWAESLERSSLPLPHLTKPLRPFFIHPSTSLPPFIPETPNYVPIICLSASRWVNEGRDEIPSVTSIGQRKVGFEYVPGGGDDDELWARGLEPLIFHQHKEYLLSVERDDLPALVDRLVKSADPAAGISTSLVNCDLSSSELTGVPSPNSLMALDIGPPSMKASWSLSPSEVLRIVPVEKYPKNIPFLLAVHPSERVLAVPSAKTGGKSYAIALRELVDYVKTVSIEQSKPIVLSPGKAADFQKAIAVSDNAQAIDPAAIKITSLSSLAESRKIILPLALVILCALPGISEYSTRSPPIEGSLSKDLVTNKLHGLVALWPDGNPPRVALKRVNEFLMGEARRDD from the exons ATGGTGAACGACCGCGTCATGTCAGAGCACCGAGCTGTTCGAAAACATGCAGCCCAGCACGATCTGTTCAACAGATTGCACTCCATTGCGGCAGATGAAGAATTTGTCAGACGAGTAGGGAGCTCATGGTACAATAACCGTTTTGAGGTC AGATGTGGAAACTGGTACTGTGACCCTACA AGCAGTTCCAATGCTTACGCCTATTTTAAATCTACTGATGGGCATATGTTT CATTGGGATTTCAATCTTCGACGATCCAATCTGCCTTTAGCAAGCTATGCGGAGGCAAAAGGAGG CCTGATTTTGGTTGATTCAACACGGCGAGGAAAACGCATGCCAGACGGATTGTCTAAGACTGTACCTATCTG GTGTGCCGTAATCAACATCGCAATTTCTCTACGCCATGATGTGCCTCAAAACTGGGATACTAACATCTATCTCTCACCTCAAATCGTCCCACCTACAGAGAGGTCTCAAATAGAAACGAGGCTTCAGGCTTGGGCGGAATCATTGGAG CGGTCCTCTTTGCCTCTCCCCCATCTAACAAAACCTCTTCGCCCGTTTTTCATCCATCCCTCAACTTCCTTACCCCCCTTCATCCCCGAGACGCCAAATTACGTACCTATTATTTGCTTATCGGCTTCTAGATGGGTTAATGAAGGTAGAGACGAAATACCCTCGGTCACCAGCATTGGGCAGCGAAAGGTCGGATTTGAATATGTCCCGGGAGGGggggatgatgatgagctTTGGGCTCGA GGATTGGAACCGCTTATTTTTCATCAACATAAGGAATACTTGCTCTCAGTTGAAAGAGACGATTTACCAGCTCTTGTCGACCGGCTAGTCAAATCGGCAGACCCAGCTGCAGGCATCAGTACTTCGCTAGTTAATTGCGATCTGTCGTCTTCGGAATTAACAGGTGTCCCCTCTCCTAATTCCCTTATGGCACTTGATATTGGTCCCCCCAGCATGAAAGCTTCATGGTCGCTTTCTCCCTCCGAGGTACTTCGAATTGTGCCAGTCGAAAAGTATCCCAAAAACattcctttccttctcgCAGTCCATCCATCCGAACGTGTACTAGCAGTGCCTTCAGCAAAAACAGGCGGCAAATCTTATGCGATAGCACTCCGTGAGCTGGTCGATTATGTGAAGACAGTGAGCATTGAGCAATCAAAGCCTATTGTCTTAAGCCCAGGGAAAGCTGCGGACTTCCAAAAGGCTATTGCTGTCAGTGATAATGCGCAAGCTATCGATCCTGCAGCCATCAAAATTACATCTCTAAGCTCATTAGCTGAATCTCGCAAAATTATTCTCCCGCTTGCTCTCGTAATTCTATGCGCACTCCCTGGAATATCTGAATATTCTACTCGTTCACCTCCCATCGAAGGTAGTTTATCGAAAGATCTCGTGACAAATAAATTGCACGGGCTTGTCGCTTTATGGCCGGATGGAAATCCCCCAAGAGTAGCTTTGAAGAGAGTAAATGAGTTTCTCA
- a CDS encoding Sodium:inorganic phosphate symporter, putative (similar to INSD accession AAW46565.1), with protein MPALHQWDYLFAFGVLFAALDAYNIGANDVANSFATSISSRSLTLRQATVLAAICEFLGGVLAGSRVAGTIKNGIISLSTFKNNAGVELLAFVCALTASATWLMIATRKGWPVSTTYSIVSALAGVGVALDGPGAVNWGWNNGKGIATIFAGFGIAPGISAGFGATVYLITKYAVLKRKDPLKAGLIMSPIYFFTVAVILTMSIVYKGAPQLKLNKLPQTTIALAIVLTGVVIACLSAIFWLPYVYSKVIKRDYTLRWYHFFYGPLLWRRAAPPPPPEGARHVPDYRIYDRDDEHEQPATQTRANPVSEDSTEGEGAPLEANVTATSQEKDKDIESAPSPSLPKGKPYVSALEDLEKDDHKIEGAIILPRNLWILFRYKLPKLLLHGTSANKNSVDIHAMQSHKGKGKEGDRMMKMYEQAAQYDNETEHLYSFLQVMTACTNSFAHGSNDLANAVGPFAAIYYVWSTGMVTPANTVTPVWIFVAGALMLVIGLATYGYNIMAVLGNRLTMHSPSRGFSMELGSSITVLLASQYGIPVSTTMCITGSTAGVGLVSGGVKSLNWRAFAWIFLGWVLTVPIAGTAAGCLTGILINAPHW; from the exons ATGCCCGCCCTTCACCAATGGGACTATCTATTCGCCTTTGGCGTTCTTT TCGCCGCTTTGGATGCCTACAACATTGGTGCCAATGA TGTCGCTAATTCATTTGCTACCTCAATCTCCTCCCGATCACTCACTCTCCGACAAGCCACTGTGCTTGCCGCAATCTGCGAATTCCTTGGAGGTGTCCTTGCAGGTTCTAGAGTTGCCGGGACCATAAAAAACGGTATCATCTCATTGTCGACGTTCAAAAATAATGCGGGCGTCGAACTTCTCGCCTTTGTCTGTGCGCTTACAGCTTCTGCTACCTGGCTCATGATTGCCACCAGGAAAGGATGGCCCGTATCCACAACATATTCGATCGTCTCTGCTTTGGCAGGTGTTGGTGTCGCGCTTGATGGGCCTGGTGCAGTAAACTGGGGCTGGAATAATGGGAAAGGTATTGCGACAATTTTTGCTGGTTTTGGAATCGCTCCTGGCATTTCTGCTGGGTTTGGTGCGACAGTTTACTTGATCACCAAATATGCTGTGCTTAAAAGGAAGGATCCTTTGAAGGCTGGGTTGATTATGTCTCCGATTTACTTTTTCACCGTGGCGGTAATCTTGACGATGTCTATTG TCTACAAAGGAGCTCCTCAACTTAAGCTTAATAAGCTCCCTCAGACCACTATCGCCCTTGCCATCGTACTCACTGGTGTTGTTATTGCCTGCCTCTCTGCAATCTTCTGGTTGCCTTACGTATATTCCAAGGTCATCAAAAGAGATTACA CTCTTCGATGGTATCACTTCTTTTACGGTCCTCTCCTCTGGCGTCGGGccgctcctcctcctcctcctgaGGGTGCACGACACGTCCCTGATTACCGAATTTACGATCGAGATGATGAGCACGAACAGCCTGCCACTCAAACCCGCGCAAACCCTGTCTCTGAAGATTCGACCGAAGGTGAAGGTGCTCCTCTTGAAGCCAATGTGACAGCCACATCCCAAGAGAAGGATAAGGATATCGAGTCTGCCCCATCACCGAGTCTTCCCAAAGGTAAACCATATGTCAGCGCTTTGGAAGACCTCGAGAAGGACGACCATAAAATCGAGGGAGCGATTATTTTACCCAGGAACTTGTGGATTCTATTCAGATACAAGTTGCCCAAACTGTTGTTGCATGGTACTTCTG CTAATAAAAATTCAGTCGACATTCATGCCATGCAATCCCACAAGGGCAAAGGCAAGGAGGGCGATaggatgatgaagatgtaTGAACAAGCCGCACAGTATGACAATGAA ACCGAACACTTGTACTCTTTCCTCCAAGTCATGACTGCGTGTACAAATTCCTTTGCCCACGGTTCTAATGACCTTGCCAATGC TGTTGGACCTTTCGCGGCCATTTACTACGTGTGGTCTACTGGTATGGTCACACCAGCTAATACTGTAACACCAGTTTGGATTTTCGTTGCTGGAGCCTTGATGCTCGTCATTGGTCTTGCTACTTATGGCTAT AATATCATGGCCGTGCTCGGTAACAGATTGACCATGCACTCTCCTTCTCGAGGTTTCTCCATGGAACTGGGATCGTCCATCACTGTCTTGCTGGCTTCTCAAT ATGGCATCCCTGTCAGCACGACTATGTGCATTACAGGCTCTACAGCTGGTGTCGGTCTTGTCTCGGGAGGTG TAAAATCGCTCAACTGGCGAGCGTTCGCATGGATTTTCCTTGGCTGGGTCTTGACAGTTCCG ATTGCAGGCACTGCTGCTGGGTGTTTGACTGGTATCCTTATCAACGCACCGCATTGGTGa
- a CDS encoding Glycosyl hydrolase, putative (Similar to TIGR gene model, INSD accession AAW46564.1) — translation MIEPTDIPKKSLDKLGLPVRSIQTAALVSMDGSIESMCIPYFDSPSKQAYAPNSNVLVTKFLSERGVGVVTDLLVPKGANLNNSSSRAFLPWLIRKVESIRGTVPFKMECAPAFNYCRDKHTAEIVPDDSSANVTSQDTKVVFKSPSLKLDLRMITWSSDQCVSDPEIKLQLADFSERGLLGPAATCDFELEEGQCVVFIMRESLIEALIRDTTTYWKKWIGGIKYSGRWRQAMLRSALTLKMLVFEETGAIVAAPTFSLPEFIGGQRNWDYRFTWVRDSSFTLYALIRLGFTEELTGPRRADAFVNFILERLKDRNSDGSLQIVYTIHGGKDLEEIELNHLAGHKGSKPVRIGNGAADHLQLDIYGELLDCIYLAQKYSKPLGWDSWVAVRQVVDYVCSQVDKPDLSIWEVRGKEKNFTYSKIMMWVAIDRGIRLADKRCLPCPNRSKWLETRDRLYETIQHRAWNPSKQFFAQSYEDLNTLDSSVLIMPLVFFISAADPRFTNTLDAILKTPEKGGLTANNSVYRYNAQLSDDGVGGEEGAFSLCTLWCVEALTRAGVFNAKYLDHAMNMFMDFLGYGNHVELYSEEISAGGEGLGNTPQAFSHVTLISAGFNLDRALSGSGRSAWA, via the exons ATGATTGAACCTACCGATATTCCCAAAAAATCCTTGGACAAGCTGGGCTTGCCCGTTCGGTCTATCCAG ACTGCGGCACTGGTGAGCATGGATGGCTCGATTGAATCCATGTGTATCCCATACTTCGACTCTCCAAG CAAACAAGCCTATGCGCCAAACTCAAACGTGCTTGTTACCAAGTTTCTTTCTGAACGGGGTGTTGGTGTGGTGACGGACTTGCTGGTACCCAAAGGGGCAAATTTAAACAATTCGTCAAGCCGAGCGTTCTTGCCTTGGCTCATCAGGAAGGTGGAAAGTATTAGAGGGACTGTTCCTTTCAAGATGGAATGTGCGCCTGCATTCAATTACTGTCGGGACAAACACACTGCCGAG ATTGTCCCTGACGACTCGTCAGCTAACGTCACCTCGCAAGACACCAAAGTTGTTTTCAAGTCCCCATCCCTCAAGTTGGATCTTCGAATGATCACTTGGTCGTCTGATCAATGCGTTTCGGACCCAGAGATTAAGCTTCAATTAGCAGATTTCTCGGAGAGAGGTTTGCTAGGCCCTGCAGCTACGTGTGACTTTGAGCTTGAAGAGGGACAATGTGTTGTCTTTATAATGAGGGAG TCACTGATCGAAGCTTTGATTCGCGATACCACCACCTACTGGAAGAAATGGATTGGCGGGATCAAGTATAGCGGTCGCTGGAGGCAGGCAATGTTGCGATCTGCTTTGACTCT TAAGATGCTGGTCTTTGAAGAGACGGGTGCCATCGTAGCAGCACCCACCTTTTCACTTCCCGAGTTCATTGGAGGTCAACGTAACTG GGACTACCGTTTCACATGGGTCCGAGACTCTAGCTTTACGCTATATGCATTGATCAGATTGGGCTTCACTGAAGA ACTGACCGGTCCACGTAGAGCGGATGCTTTTGTGAATTTCATACTTGAAAGGCTGAAAGACAGGAACTCTGACGGCTCTCTTCAAAT TGTCTATACTATTCACGGTGGCAAG GACCTCGAAGAGATCGAGCTGAACCATTTGGCTGGTCATAAGGGCTCAAAACCGGTCCGCATTGGCAACGGAGCTGCAGACCATCTGCAACTC GACATTTACGGAGAGCTTTTGGACTGTATTTACCTCGCCCAGAAGTACAGCAAACCACTT GGCTGGGATTCTTGGGTAGCTGTCCGACAAGTCGTGGACTACGTCTGCAGTCAAGTCGATAAACCGGATCTGTCTATTTG GGAGGTCCGAGGCAAAGAAAAAAACTTCACTTATTCCAAGATCATGATGTG GGTTGCTATAGACCGTGGGATTCGGCTCGCAGACAAGAGGTGTTTGCCTTGCCCTAATCGATCAAAGTGGCTCGAGACAAGGGATAGATTGTATGAGACGATCCAACACAGAGCTTGGAA TCCATCTAAGCAGTTCTTTGCTCAATCTTATGAGGACTTGAATACCCTTGACTCTTCCGTTT TAATCATGCCTCTG gtcttcttcatctctgCGGCAGATCCCCGATTCACAAACACTCTCGACGCCATCCTTAAGAC ACCAGAGAAAGGAGGTCTTACAGCGAACAATTCGGTGTATCGATACAACGCGCAGCTCTCCGATGACGGTGTAGGCGGCGAGGAAGGTGCCTTTTCCCTATGCACTCTTTGGTGTGTTGAGGCCTTGACCAGAGCTGGTGTCTTTAACGCGAAATATCTCGATCATGC CATGAACATGTTCATGGATTTCCTTGGCTACGGTAACCACGTTGAACTGTACAGTGAGGAAATCAGCGCCGGTGGCGAAGGTCTAGGT AACACTCCTCAAGCATTCTCACACGTCACACTCATTTCTGCTGGATTCAACCTCGATCGGGCATTGAGTGGAAGCGGCAGAAGCGCGTGGGCGTAA
- a CDS encoding Hypothetical protein (Similar to SGTC gene model, INSD accession EAL18878.1; CNBI1390), whose protein sequence is MSSDQTRSQRLKPSSITSSPSPTPKSAPPIIAPPNRRIIPAPLTANSLHPVEKEIERLTSACEEHERVIRSTLSTVRHHIITNAQGILERLSKVDDDAETLQSSIPQFQSNLRENLQLRSGDVELMRERTTPWKDVVDEDGAALLSVSTNGIGASHAKKLKRVEGGGGEADALTRIELWADEVEMYLNNEIIRVNESTKVKKARQIGLYYAFLYSLMVLGIIGGSFLLYNPSAAIWEWMRE, encoded by the exons ATGTCCAGCGACCAGACCCGCTCCCAACGCCTGAAGCCGTCATCAATCACCTCTTCCCCATCTCCGACCCCGAAATCTGCACCCCCGATAATCGCACCGCCAAATAGGAGGATTATTCCAGCACCTCTTACTGCAAATAGTCTGCA CCCTGTGGAGAAAGAGATAGAACGCCTTACTTCTGCTTGCGAAGAGCATGAGCGTGTCATTCGTTCAACTCTG TCCACAGTGAGGCACCACATCATTACCAATGCACAAGGTATCTTGGAAAGATTATCAAAGGTAGATGATGACGCTGAG ACACTACAATCCAGTATACCACAATTCCAGTCAAATCTCAGGGAAAATCTGCAACTTCGCAGCGGGGATGTCGAACTAATGCGAGAACGGACGACACCTTGGAAGGATGTGGTGGATGAGGACGGTGCTGCCCTTCTGAGCGTTTCGACTAATGGTATTGGAGCATCACATGCTAAAAAGCTCAAGAGAGTggaaggtggaggtggCGAGGCAGATGCTCTCACACGGATTGAACTCTGGGCAGATGAAGTG GAAATGTATTTGAATAATGAAATTATAAGGGTAAATGAGAGCACCAAGGTCAAGAAGGCTAGACAAATTGGGCTATACTACGCCTTCCTAT ATTCCCTAATGGTCTTAGGAATTATTGGAGGTAGCTTCCTTCTTTATAATCCGTCGGCAGCTATATGGGAGTGGATGAGAGAGTAA